From Candidatus Mycalebacterium zealandia:
AGATGATGAGAGGAACCTGATTGAAGCGGAAAAATATCCCTGCAAAAAGTTGAAGAGTATCTTGAGAAAAGAGAAAAGTTTGCGTTTGTCTTCCCATGAGCCATGAGATGGAATAAACGTAGCCCAAGTCTTTTCCTTTTCTCGATGTCATTCTCGGAATAGACACTTTCGGAGAGATAAATCTTGTGATTAGGCTCTTGAAATTCAAGAGAATTAATATTGTCAACAGGAATATTTGTTAAAAAGTTAAGTTTAGAACTACCCATTATTAGTTTTCAAAAAGACCAAAATCCTTTCAAAACTGAAAAGCACGCCGACAGACAGACTACAAAACCGTTTCGTTCAAACGATTGGGTTTGTTTTGTTATTGTTTACTCTTTGTGAGTAAAAATTTACTCCGTGAGTAAGGAGGTGATCCAGCCGCAGGTTCCCCTACGGCTACCTTGTTACGACTTCACCCCAATTACTGGCCCTACCTTAGGAACTTGCCTCCCGAAGGTTAAGCGCGGCTACTTCGGGTAGAACCAACTTTCGTGGTGTGACGGGCGGTGTGTGCAAGGTCCGGGAACGTATTCACCGCAGCATTGCTGATCTGCGATTACTAGCGATTCCAACTTCATGCAGGTGAGTTTCAACCTGCAATCCGAACTGAGACCGACTTTATAGGATTGGCTCCCCCTCACGGGTTCGCGACCTGTTGTATCGGCCATTGTAGCATGTGTGTAGCCCAAGGCGTAAGGGCCATGCTGACTTGACGTCATCCCCGCCTTCCTCCGACTTGTCGCCGACAGTCTCTTTAGAGTCCCCGCCCGAAGCGCTGGCAACTAAAGATAGGGGTTGCGCTCGTTACCGGACTTAACCGGACACCTCACGGCACGAGCTGACGACAGCCATGCAGCACCTGTGCTAAATTCGTCAGGCAAGCCCGACGTAACTGATGTTTTCACACCAGCATAAGATAGCATGTCAAGCCTTGGTAAGGTTCTTCGCTTATCATCGAATTAAACCACATGCTCCACCGCTTGTGCGGACCCCCGCCAATTTCTTTGAGTTTCAGCCTTGCGACCGTACTCCCCAGGCGGGATGCTTAACGCGTTAACTACGACAAAGAAGAAAATCCCCTTCATCTAGCATCCATCGTTTAGGGCGTGGACTACCCGGGTATCTAATCCGGTTCGCTCCCCACGCTTTCGTTCCTCAGTGTCAGTACCAAGCCAGTTGGCTGCCTTCGCTAACTGGTGTTCCTCCCGATATCTACGCATTTCACCGCTACACCGGGAATTCCGCCAACCTCTCTTGGACTCAAGTCAAGCAGTTTTGGATGCAATTCCGGGGTTAAGCCCCGGGCTTTCACATCCAACTTGCAAGACCACCTACGAACTCTTTACGCCCAGTAATTCCGAGCAACGCTTGCCCCCTCCGTATTACCGCGGCTGCTGGCACGGAGTTAGCCGGGGCTTCCTCTGGAGGTACAGTCAAGCCTGTAAGGTTAATTTACAGACCCTTCTTCCCTCTTGACATAGGTTTACAACCCGAAGGCCTTCTTCCCTCACGCGGCATCGCTGGGTCAGGCTTTCGCCCATTGCCCAATATTCCCCACTGCTGCCTCCCGTAGGAGTCGGGGCCGTGTCTCAGTCCCCGTGTGGCCGATCACCCGCTAAGGCCGGCTACCCGTCTTTGGCTTGGTAGGCCTTTACCCCACCAACAACCTGATAGGACGTGGACCCCTCAAAAGGCGACAACCAAAAAGGCCATCTTTTACCCCATTGTCCGAAGACATCGTGGTCATATCCGGCATTAGCCTTGGTTTCCCAAGGTTGTTCCGAACCTTAAGGCAGGTTATCCACGTTGTACTCACCCGTCCGCCGCTGTACTTGCGACCGAAGTCGCTTTCTCGCTCGACTTGCATGTGTAAAGCGTGCCGCCAGCGTTCGCTCTGAGCCAGAATCAAACTCTTCCTAAAAATTGTAATCGTCTGGAAACGACTCTGCGTTTGTCCGCTGTCTGCGTGCTATTCAGTTTTCAAAGAACTTACGACACAATGTGTCGCGGGGTGGTTACAGTAACGAAGCACCATTGCCTTGTCAATACTGCCGCTATAAAAAAAAAGCACCGGATAAAAATCCGGCGCTTTTTCAATATCAGAAATCGACTTGCTTATCAGAACACAAAGGAAATTCTGGCAACCCCAGACAGTCCCCACAATTTGCTGACGGGACCTGTGGCGCGGTTAATAACGTAATGCCCCTTTGCCGCCACACCCATTTTCAAGCCGTCGCGTTTAACATAGTCAACGGCAAATTTGCCAATCACCGGCATGAAATCTTCTCTGGAAATCTGGTCTCCGAGATCGTAAATAAACAGACCCGTTCCCACTCCGGCCGACAATTCCACCGGGTTCGTCTCCATAGGGAAATCAAACTGCACAAAAACTGGCGCAGAGAAATGATTGAGAGTGTGGTCCGCCACATCAGCAAAACCAATCATGAGGTCCGGCTCAAACCTTAAACTTGAAAGAAAATTCAAACCGAAAACACTGTTGCCGCCAATAAAGCGCGACAATTCAAAACCCATGGACATCCCGTGCTCCTCAGCATCGGGTCCGGCCATACGTGCCTTCTGGTAGTAGTAGCCGCTCTTAAGAACAAATTCTTTGTTGCCGTCCGACATATACGTGGACATCATGCTACCATTTTCATCCATAGCACCTTCATCCATAACATCTGCTTTGGCACTCGGGCTAAAAGACAAGGCAAGCGCCACAACAAGCGCGAAAAATAAAGACTTTTTCATTATAATATTCCCTCCTACTGAACTCCCACTCATTCTACAGATAGACACGGAGTTTTGTCAACAAAGTTTAAGAAACCACATAATTTGAATTTCCCCTCTATTACTGTGAATATATATTGATAGAAAGGTCGGGTTTACACGCCCCATCAAATTTCATTCAAGGCGGTTCACATGGCAAAAGACACTCAAAAGAAATGGGCTATCATCTTAGGCGCGTCAAGCGGTTTCGGACAAGCGGCGGCGGTTGAGCTCGCGAAAAACGGAATGAATATCTGCGGAGTCCATCTGGACAGAAAAGCCGGATTGGGAAACGTGGAAAAGATTAAAAGCGCTATTGAATCCGAAGGAGCAAAAGCGCTGTTTTTCAACGTCAATGCGGCAGACCCGGAAAAGCGCGCGGAGGTTCTGGATTCTCTGGCAGGGCCGGCCGGCGCGGAAAGTCCGGTAAAGGTTCTTCTGCACTCGCTCGCGTTTGGAACCCTCAAACACTACGTTTCGGACAAGCCGGAGGAAATGCTCACAAACAAGAACATGGATATGACGCTTGATGTGATGGCGCACAGCCTTGTTTACTGGTCGCAGGACGTTGTAACGCGAAAACTCATGGGCGAAGGCGGCAGAATTTTCGCGATGACAAGTTCGGGAAGCCACAGGGTATGGCCCACATACGGAGCCGTTTCGGCGGCAAAAGCGGCGCTTGAACACCACATTCGCCAACTTGCCGTTGAACTCGCGCCGAAAAAAATCACCGCAAACTCAATAAGAGCCGGTGTAACAGACACGCCCGCGCTCAGAAAAATCCCCGGAAACGAAGCACTTGTTGAAAACGCCATGCGGGTCAATCCGTCCGGGCGGCTGACCACAACCGAGGATGTTGCCAAAACAATAGCCCTTCTCGCGCAAAGCGGAGCGGACTGGGTAACGGGCAATGTTATCGGCGTTGACGGCGGTGAAGATTTGATATGAGAACAGCCGCCGTAATCATTGCGGTCACGCTTGCCATCACGCCCGTAACACACGCTGGCATTTTTGGCGAAATTGACAAATTTCTCCATTCTGTAACCGAGAGTGTAACGGAAAAGGACAAGATTACGGGGCTTCGTTCCCTCAGTCTTCAAGACAGGAAGGCGCAAATAAAGCAGGCAGATTCAGCCGCTCTTTCCACTATCAAAAAATACGGTAGCAATATCAACGAAAGGGTCAGCCGTTCCCAATACCTCCGTTTGAAAAAAATCTTTGAGCGTGTTCACAAAGTCAGCCACCTTCGCGATGAGAAATGGACAGTTGTCCTATTGCCAGAAAAAAGTTTCAATGCTTTTGTCACCGGCGGCACTTTTGTGTTCGCCAATCTCGGCTTTATGGAGTTCTGCAATGATGACGAAGCCGCCGCAGTCATCGGACACGAAATCGGCCATGTAACGGCAAATCACGCTTTTGAGATGCATTCATATCTGCTCGCTGCCACTCTTGCAGACGCAAAGAATTTGAAAAAAGAGGGTTGCGCCGCACTTGCGGGATATGACCCGCTTGTGTTAAGAGCAAACTCTGGTGGACCAATTACGCCCGGAATGTCTTTTTATGTTTCTTTCTCAGACCCTAACCTACTTAATTACGTGCCTTACATTCAAAACGGACAAGCAAAACTCAACTTCAAAATCACCGATGTGCGGTTATGAGCAAACTTCCTGAAATCAAACTTTACAACACGGTTTCGCGGATGAAAGAAACCTTTGTGCCGAAAAACCCCGGCAAGGTCGGCATATATGTTTGCGGGCCCACAGTGTATGACTCAGCCCATCTCGGGCACGCGCGTTCGGCGGTTTCTTTTGATGTCATAAGGCGGTTTCTCATCCATACGGGTTATGAAGTTACTTTTGTGAGAAACTACACCGATGTTGACGACAAAATCATCAACCGCGCCAATGAAACAGGCAAAACATGCGAGGAAATCACCGAAACTTATATTAAAGATTACAGCGAGGATATGGAAGCGCTCGGCGTCCGCACGCCCGATGTTGAGCCGAGGGTTACCACCCACATGGCGCAAATCGTCGCGCTTGTCGGGAAAATTATTGAAAGCGGAATCGGATACGAATCGGACGGAGATGTTTTCTTTTCGGTTAGAAAGTTCAACGAATACGGCAAACTGTCGCGCAGGACTCTTGACTCAATGCTTGAAGCGGTGCGCATAGACCTGAACGAAAAAAAGGAAGACGCGCTTGACTTCGCGCTCTGGAAGGCGGCAAAGCCCGGCGAACCGAGTTGGAACAGCCCGTGGGGGAAAGGACGGCCCGGCTGGCACATAGAGTGCAGCGCGATGAGCATGGAATATCTTGGAATGGATTTTGACATACACGGCGGCGGGAAAGATTTGATTTTTCCGCACCACGAGAACGAAATTGCGCAGTCCGAAGCCGCAGGCGGCGGATTCGCTAAATACTGGATGCACAACGGGCTGATTCAGATAAACAGAGAAAAAATGAGCAAATCGCTTGATAATTTTCTCACGGTCAAACAGGCGCTTGAAAGATGGTCTCCCGAAGCGATTCGCCTTTTCTTCCTGCTTCACCACTACCGCAATCCGGCGGATTTTTCAGAAAAAGCCCTTGATGAGGCCGAAGCGTCTCTGGGACGGCTTTACAAAACAATCGGACGGGCAAAAGCGGCGGGCAATGACGGCGACGATGACGGCAAACTTGCCGAGTCTGTAAAAAAATTCAAAGAAAAAAGTTTCGGCGCGATGCTTGATGATTTTAACTCCGCCGAAGCAACAGGTCATCTGTTTGACCTCATAAGGGAAATCAACCGCTCGCTTGATTCAAACCCCGCCGGTTCGGGCGCGATTGCGTCCGCGCTTGGCGCGATAGAGGAATTCGCGGGTGTCGTGAGAATACTTGCCGGCGACCCCGACGAGTATAAGAAAGGCGCGATGGACGCGGAAATATCCGAAGACGAAATCACCGGACTTATAGCGGAAAGAGAAGCCGCGAGAAAGGAAAAAGACTGGAGCAAAGCGGACGAAATCCGAAACACACTAGCGGAAAAAGGCGTTGTTCTTGAAGACGGTGCTGAGGGAACTGTGTGGAGTTTAAAAAGGAAACAATGAGCAACGGGGACGGAAATCTGATTAAGGAAGTGCCGGAAATTAAATCCAAACGCCCATGTATTCAAGGGCGCGTCTCATTGTTTGCGGGGCTTGCGTTTCGCCGCGGCAACTGAACCAGCACGCTTCGCATTTTGTGGGCTGAAACATTCCCGGTTCATATTCAGACCAGTGCGCCACAACGGGCATTTCACTGCACCGTTTTATGTGGCCGCTCGGAGTGATTTGCAGATGCTCAATTCCCGCCGTGCAATCCGGCACGCCACCGCGCTCAAAATATGAGGGGATTTGATTCAAGTAATATTCGCTCGAAAGAATAGTCCCCTTCCACTTGCGCCTTCTTTCAATAATTTCATCAATAAGCGTTCTCACGCGCCCAGCGTGTTTGGAGTCAATCAAATGTGATTCGTTGTTTGTTTTCATAACGGAATACGAACTGAAAGATATGCCTATGCCCCACTCTCTCGCCTTGTCCGCAATGTTCAAAACCTCGTCCAGATTGTCGTCCATTATCACGGTGTTCACTATGATGCTTTTGTCCGGAAACTCCTCCGCCATTTGAGGCATAAGTTCGGAAATGTGATTCCAAAGCCCTTTGATTCCCCTGTATTGGTCGTGCATCTCACCCGGAAAATCAAGCGAAATGGCTATCTGATCCATTCCGGCGTCAAAAAGTTCGCGCGCCTTGCCGATGTCAAGCAGGTCGCCTTTGGTAACCATTGAGGTGAAAATGTAAATGGAAGTCTCTTTGATTTGGCTGAAAATGTCCGGGAGGTCTTTCCTGAGCATTGGCTCGCCGCCGGTTACAACCGTAACAAGCGGGTTGATTTTCCGCATCACGGGTCGGTAGTCGTCAAGGCGGACTTCGTGGCGCGTCTGCCAGTAATCACAAAAATCGCAGGTCGCGTTACAAAGTTTTGTAACTTCAAGATTCGCAAGTATGGGTCTTCCGGAAGCTCTGGAGTAAGCGTATTTCGCTATACCGGCCGCACCTTCTCTAATCGAAAGCATTGTTGCAGAATATCATACGAGCGGAGCCGTTTCAATCAATAACTCCTTGCGGGCAATCTCGCGCGCCTGTTACAATCTGGCTAATGAAAGCCGCTACAAGAGAGGAAATACGCGAGATAGACAGAGCGTCGGTTGATGAGCACGGGATTTCCGTAAACGTGCTTATGGAAAACGCCGGGCGCGCCGTTTGTCTGGCGGCGGAAAGAAAATTTCCCGAAGCCCGGAAAATAGCCGTTGTCTGCGGAGGCGGCAACAACGGCGGAGACGGCTTTGTCGCCGCGCGGCATCTGGCGGCCAAGGGAAAGAAAGTTACCGTTTACACTTCAAAAAAAACAGCCGAATACTCAAAACAACCCCTTGAAAACCTGAAGTCCGCGGAAAAAAGCGGAATTCCAATCGTTGAAATTGGAAAAGACCCGAAAAAAACACTGGAGAAAAAGATTGTCGGATGCGACCTCATAATTGACGCTCTGCTCGGCACGGGACTTGAATCCGAAGTTCGCGCGGCGGATGCCGGATTGATAGATTTCATCAACGCTTCAAAATGCCCGTGTCTTTCGGTGGATGTTCCGTCCGGCATAGACTCAAACACCGGAGCCGTTCTTGGCAAAGCCGTCAAAGCGGACGCGACCGTAACCTTCGTGGTTCCAAAAGTGGGCATATCCATTCACCCGGGGGTTGAGCACGCGGGCGAGATTTTTGTCGCGGGAATTACAACCCCTCCCCGTTTGGAAGAGAGAATCGCCTGCGAAATTACCACTTACCAGACCTGCGCCGGACTGTTGCATCCGCGAGCGGACGACTCCCACAAGGGCACATACGGACACACGCTTGTTCTCGCGGGAGGCGTGGGGAAATCCGGCGCGGCGGTTCTCGCGACCGAAGCGGCGGTCAACGCGGGCTCGGGGCTTGTAACTCTCGGAGTTCCGAAAAGCGTCCACGCGTCCGCCGAACAGAAAGTTGTTGAGGCAATGAGCGAGCCGATTAAGGAATCGGACGGATGTTTCGGAGAGCCGTCCGTGCAAAAAGCGAAGGAAATACTGTCGGGCAAAAGCGCTCTTGTAACCGGTCCGGGAATCTCAACATCTGAGCAGACCGCGTTTTTTCTGTCCGAAATTGTGGCGGCGGCTTCCTGCCCAATCGTCATAGACGCTGACGGCTTGAATATAGCGGCTGAAAATCCCGGCATCTTTGACAAAATCCGGGGCGAAACCGTGTTGACGCCCCACCCCGCCGAGATGGCGCGGCTCTGCGGAAAAACCACCTCGGACATACAGGCGGACAGAATTGGCTCCGCGCGCGAATTGGCGGCGCGAACCGGCTGCTTTGTAGTTCTAAAGGGCGCACGAACCGTAACGGCTTGCCCGCAAGGCGCTGTTTTTATAAACCCTACGGGCAATCCCGCAATGGCTTCTGGCGGAATGGGTGACGTTCTTGCCGGGATTAT
This genomic window contains:
- a CDS encoding SDR family oxidoreductase; translation: MAKDTQKKWAIILGASSGFGQAAAVELAKNGMNICGVHLDRKAGLGNVEKIKSAIESEGAKALFFNVNAADPEKRAEVLDSLAGPAGAESPVKVLLHSLAFGTLKHYVSDKPEEMLTNKNMDMTLDVMAHSLVYWSQDVVTRKLMGEGGRIFAMTSSGSHRVWPTYGAVSAAKAALEHHIRQLAVELAPKKITANSIRAGVTDTPALRKIPGNEALVENAMRVNPSGRLTTTEDVAKTIALLAQSGADWVTGNVIGVDGGEDLI
- a CDS encoding M48 family metalloprotease, producing MRTAAVIIAVTLAITPVTHAGIFGEIDKFLHSVTESVTEKDKITGLRSLSLQDRKAQIKQADSAALSTIKKYGSNINERVSRSQYLRLKKIFERVHKVSHLRDEKWTVVLLPEKSFNAFVTGGTFVFANLGFMEFCNDDEAAAVIGHEIGHVTANHAFEMHSYLLAATLADAKNLKKEGCAALAGYDPLVLRANSGGPITPGMSFYVSFSDPNLLNYVPYIQNGQAKLNFKITDVRL
- a CDS encoding cysteine--tRNA ligase; translation: MSKLPEIKLYNTVSRMKETFVPKNPGKVGIYVCGPTVYDSAHLGHARSAVSFDVIRRFLIHTGYEVTFVRNYTDVDDKIINRANETGKTCEEITETYIKDYSEDMEALGVRTPDVEPRVTTHMAQIVALVGKIIESGIGYESDGDVFFSVRKFNEYGKLSRRTLDSMLEAVRIDLNEKKEDALDFALWKAAKPGEPSWNSPWGKGRPGWHIECSAMSMEYLGMDFDIHGGGKDLIFPHHENEIAQSEAAGGGFAKYWMHNGLIQINREKMSKSLDNFLTVKQALERWSPEAIRLFFLLHHYRNPADFSEKALDEAEASLGRLYKTIGRAKAAGNDGDDDGKLAESVKKFKEKSFGAMLDDFNSAEATGHLFDLIREINRSLDSNPAGSGAIASALGAIEEFAGVVRILAGDPDEYKKGAMDAEISEDEITGLIAEREAARKEKDWSKADEIRNTLAEKGVVLEDGAEGTVWSLKRKQ
- a CDS encoding radical SAM protein — protein: MLSIREGAAGIAKYAYSRASGRPILANLEVTKLCNATCDFCDYWQTRHEVRLDDYRPVMRKINPLVTVVTGGEPMLRKDLPDIFSQIKETSIYIFTSMVTKGDLLDIGKARELFDAGMDQIAISLDFPGEMHDQYRGIKGLWNHISELMPQMAEEFPDKSIIVNTVIMDDNLDEVLNIADKAREWGIGISFSSYSVMKTNNESHLIDSKHAGRVRTLIDEIIERRRKWKGTILSSEYYLNQIPSYFERGGVPDCTAGIEHLQITPSGHIKRCSEMPVVAHWSEYEPGMFQPTKCEACWFSCRGETQAPQTMRRALEYMGVWI
- a CDS encoding NAD(P)H-hydrate dehydratase; translated protein: MKAATREEIREIDRASVDEHGISVNVLMENAGRAVCLAAERKFPEARKIAVVCGGGNNGGDGFVAARHLAAKGKKVTVYTSKKTAEYSKQPLENLKSAEKSGIPIVEIGKDPKKTLEKKIVGCDLIIDALLGTGLESEVRAADAGLIDFINASKCPCLSVDVPSGIDSNTGAVLGKAVKADATVTFVVPKVGISIHPGVEHAGEIFVAGITTPPRLEERIACEITTYQTCAGLLHPRADDSHKGTYGHTLVLAGGVGKSGAAVLATEAAVNAGSGLVTLGVPKSVHASAEQKVVEAMSEPIKESDGCFGEPSVQKAKEILSGKSALVTGPGISTSEQTAFFLSEIVAAASCPIVIDADGLNIAAENPGIFDKIRGETVLTPHPAEMARLCGKTTSDIQADRIGSARELAARTGCFVVLKGARTVTACPQGAVFINPTGNPAMASGGMGDVLAGIIGGLLAQGYCARDACILGVFAHGLAGDIAARQSGGVAVRAGAVSGVLSAAFAAIAKADGQFFTVI